The proteins below are encoded in one region of Helianthus annuus cultivar XRQ/B chromosome 2, HanXRQr2.0-SUNRISE, whole genome shotgun sequence:
- the LOC118488142 gene encoding tRNA(adenine(34)) deaminase, chloroplastic-like, with protein sequence MCARAILKARIDTIVWGAPNKLLGADGSWIRLFPDVGGSGSGLDKPPAPVHPFHPNMIIRRGVLSSECADVMQQFFQLRRKKKDKKPEAEPASPPQPSCLPIPHHHNSKLVTKLHDVFGMMFCL encoded by the exons ATGTGTGCTAGAGCCATCCTTAAAGCCCGGATCGACACAATTGTATGGGGCGCTCCAAATAAGCTACTTGGAGCTGATGGCAGCTGGATCAG ACTTTTTCCTGATGTGGGTGGAAGTGGATCCGGGTTGGATAAACCGCCCGCCCCTGTGCACCCGTTTCACCCAAATATGATAATAAGAAGAGGGGTATTATCGTCCGAATGTGCGGATGTAATGCAACAGTTTTTCCAGTTACGGAGAAAAAAGAAAGACAAGAAACCGGAAGCTGAACCAGCATCTCCACCTCAACCGTCATGTCTTCCCATCCCACACCATCATAATTCAAAGTTGGTCACGAAATTGCATGATGTCTTCGGCAtgatgttttgtttataa
- the LOC110926777 gene encoding uncharacterized protein LOC110926777 translates to MATTASSLFSLPTTTPKPHKTTTLFSCPNFLKPKFTLKFPRLGVSSSKEKGSKKVSPFVISCLVDDNLNAEGSFGDAESNPRATIDLKLPRRSLLVQFTCNACGVRSQKLIDRLAYEKGMVFVQCTGCEQYHKLVDNLNLVVEYDFREEINASPDADQV, encoded by the exons ATGGCCACCACTGCTTCTTCCCTCTTTTCTCTGCCTACAACAACTCCTAAACCTCACAAAACAACAACTCTTTTTTCATGCCCTAATTTCCTTAAACCGAAATTCACCCTCAAATTCCCCAG ATTGGGGGTTTCTTCTTCAAAAGAAAAGGGGTCAAAAAAGGTGTCCCCTTTTGTGATTTCTTGCTTGGTTGATGATAATTTGAATGCAGAAGGGTCTTTTGGTGATGCTGAATCAAACCCT AGAGCAACTATTGACCTCAAACTCCCGAGAAGAAGCTTGTTAGTGCAATTTACGTGCAATGCTTGTGGCGTAAGATCACAAAAGCTCATAGACCGACTAGCTTATGAAAAAGGGATGGTTTTTGTTCAG TGTACTGGATGTGAACAGTATCACAAACTTGTTGACAATCTAAATCTTGTGGTGGAGTACGACTTTCGGGAGGAAATCAATGCGAGTCCGGATGCAGATCAAGTTTGA